The following nucleotide sequence is from Pochonia chlamydosporia 170 chromosome 4, whole genome shotgun sequence.
GATGAATTCTTCAAAGGTGATGGATGAGTCGTTTCCGCATGTAGGTTGGTAGACATCGTGGGCTGGCTTCTCAGAGAGCGATAAACGAGGGTCGCCTTCTGCGCTGATCATGCCGAGTGGTACGGACATTTTTTTGTGTGTGAGTAGCACGAGGCTACGGTCCCCAAAGTGAGGTGGTGTGTCTTGGTAGAGACTCTGTCTCCGTGTAAATCACAGCACGAGATGTTGGGTATACGAATCTGAAAGGTTGGAGCAGAGGATGAGAAATCGCAGACAGGATGCAAGCTAGATTTAAAGAGATTTATTCCAGGACGGTATGTCCGTGATAGGAGAGCTCTCCACGGAAGCTTCCCCAACGACCCTTTATCTCCAACATCCACTGATATCAAGGCACATCAAAGGCGCTCCAATCTCCGACTCACGCCTTGGCCGATGAAGCTTCAAGATTCGCCGACTCCGAACCAATGCCTTCCGTTGTGACAGCAGGCGTCGGAACGAGATCGGAGCCCATGACTGAGAAGCAGTTGCCATATGTATCAATCTTCAGTGAGAGACCACTCGGAAAACTCGGTATTCTTCAAAGTTTTTACTTTTCCAGAAGACTAGCCGCAGAGTGGTGGCGAACAGGACCGTTGCGGATGTTTCAGTGGCTCGGTGGAGAAGCTTAATTCCAAAAGCAGAGTCATGGCGTCGGCTGGACAGTCCACATAGGGCAAAAGGCAGCGCCTCGATCCACCGGGAAGGATGAAATCTTCACTAAAACCCATGGCAGTTGGAATGTCCGTTTTAAAGCCGGCAGTTCAGGGCTGTCACGCAACTAGCAAGCACAGTTGGCTGATGCTGACCTCGACTTACTCAGGAACAGGATAGAAAGAGGAACCGGGCAGAACACGGGCGTGCTGTGGTCTCAGAAGGCGTAAAGGTGTTCCAAGGGCTTCTAGGTGTCATTATTCATCTTGAATATCGCCTCCTACGAGAATCTAGCCTCGGTCGTTTTGTGTTGCTCCGCTCCCACAGGGATGGACAGGCGGATACCGTCTCCATCATTCTACCATGGAATCTCGGAATAGAAGCGTATCCGGGCCACTCGGTGACATTGTCCAGATAGTTAATGCCGCACTTATAAGGATGACGATTGAGAGAAACATAGACAGTATTGAGATCAATATATAGACCAAGGCGCAAGGGTGCAGAGTTTCTCGCCCGAGCTGGCCTGTCCTGAAGAACTGGTTCCTGTTCAACTGTCGAAAGGCTGCCTGGATACAGTATGACGTCTTCCGAAAGAGTTAGCAGATCGACGAATCATTTGAGCCTCAATGACAATGGGGCTTGCGGCAAATGCGTGCCGTCAGGGCCCATGGCGGTTCTTTCGGCACATATGTTGCTCCACCGGGCGGCGCTCTAGTCATGGAACTTGGAGCCCGGAGTTTTCGGGCCAGAAAGGGCGAGTTGCCATTGATACAAAGGTCGAAGTCTTGGAGCCAAATTCGGTTTGTGATACACTCCCATCAGTGAGGCTGTGGAGGCCCTGCGAGAAACTTGGCAGCCCCTGGGGTTGACTTCAGAGATAAAGATGATGCGTCTGGGGAGAGAATACAATTTTGAACTGACATTGGATACTCAATCTTGTATATCATAGATGAATCAATGAAACCTCAAATATGATGAAGTTAATTTGTAGACATGACTCCCACTTGGCCAGTATTACCGTCTGTTCAGACAGATACCGGATTTCTCGTCATTGTGCTCGTATGCAATCTCAGTCCTCTCCCAGCCTCGTAATCACCATTGGCATATTGCTCTGGTACATAAACCACGCGTTGAAGCATTTCCACTCACCCTTGGGGTCGGAAAATTGGATCTATGGTATAAACCCCGGTCAGCAAATCTGCTCCCATGAGGCTCTCCACAGCATCATGTACATTGGTGTTGTTACACAATGCTTTAGTCCCCGGATACCGGCACAGGAGAGGATACAGTAGGTAACACTTACATAAAACATGCTGTACAACGTGGCCATAAGCTTGTACATTTCCGCCTTGGCAAAATGCTTCCCCATACAGACTCTGCTGCCGGCCCCGAACATGAAGTCAGTAGTTTCCTCCATGCGTCGACGCCGATGGACAAAGCGCCCAGCGTCCTCATCGGGCTTCTTTAGCCAGCGCTCCGGGACGAAATCATCAATTTCTGCGCCGAAGATGTCCGTATCCCTTGTCACGACAGCGGGATTTATACCTACGACTGTGCCACCAGGGATAAAGCGACCGTCCGGAAGTTGGAATCCCGTAGATGGTGCTTCTCGTTCGAACATCAAGCCTACAGCCGGACTCATGCGTGACGCCTCCCGTATGACTGCGTCTAGATATGGCAGCTTGTTGACCTCCTTCCATGGCGCAGGGAGGGAGAGATTTGCCTCGGAGAGTTCGGCCTGTAACCTCCTCTGCGACTCTGGATATTTAGCAAGATAGTAAACGACAGGTCGCAGAGCCCCGGCTGTTGAATCCCCACCTGCCAACACATTCAGCATGAGCCAATTGACTACCTGGTTGTTATCTGCGATATCTGGATAGACGTCTTTAAGGCCGTTGTACTTTTCTATGAAAGTCTTGACCTCAGTACGTGCGATGGTACCTTCGACAAGTCCCTTCTGGTAGTCAGCCAGAATTTTGACCGTGTATAGAAATCCATTAACCAAGGGTTTCGGGCCGAGTCGGTAGATGGGATTCTTGTCGAGCCAGTTGTCGAGCCAGGGCATTTGTGACACCTTGGCAGATGCAATGGGGCTCGtcagcaacatggcaaaacaGGACATGCACTACCTGAACTTACGGGTGCGAAATAGCAGAGGCCACCTGTGGATTCCTTGATCATACCTTGGAcgtctttttcttcatcgATGAAGCCATAATGTCTTCCAAAGGTAGCGTTGGCTGCAAAATCCCATGCGACTGGAACGTCAGGTCAGCCTTTTGATCGCTTATCGATTCAAATTACCATGTTCTGGAGTCCAGCGTCGTACAGTATGTTAACCAATCATCCATCATGCAGACCATTTTTGGATTATCGGCAAACTTGTTTCCAAGTCTGCTGACGAATTTGTGGATGGTTTCGTCCATCAATGGTTCAAGTTCCAAAATTCTGGATAGGGTCCAAAAGCCCCCAATTGGCTTGGTGTACTTGCTGTGAAAGGCCTCGTCTTGCGTATTGAAGATGTTCGAAATTCTGTGACCATTGACAACCACGTCATTGACTCGGTACATTTTACTCTAGTTATGACATAGCCGAGTCAGTATAACTCCCTTTGCAAAGCCTGCACCTGACTGAGGCAACCGGGAGAGTGCTAACCTTTTTCCACGCAGCTTTACTTGTGCTGGCATACACCAATTTGATCAGGTTTGTGTCACTCAAACTAATTGTGTTTGGTCCAATGCGAACCGCCTGGCCCCATTTTCTGTGCCACCCTCGGGTGATAGTGTCAATATTACcagaggctgtcaaggaTGCCCTCCAAGCATCTGTAACTTTGGCGGCAAATGGGCCAGGGAATTCTTTCAATGGTGAGAAGAAGTACTCCCAGAGTACCTTGAGAGAGACGAGTAGCACGAATAAAGATCCAAGTTGGGTCACTGTGATAGAAAAAATAGACATGTTTAATGTTAAAGGTGGTCCCTTTTCGGATTTGTTCCAGGCTTGTCTGTGCGAGTAATGAAGCGAGAAAAGATGCTGTGTCCTAGAAACTTCGGCAACCACAATCAGTGCAGTAAGAATGCGGGGAAGGGATATGATTTTAGAGCATATGTTTATGGCGACATAATAAGATGGATCCTTGGCCAGCATTAAGTAATTCGACTCCGGGATGCTTCTTCATGGGGGCTGTAAAGGCAGTCAAAGAAGACTCGAGCCACCTCCACTGGAGATAGCAAGTCAGTCTTCTGATCCGGTGATCTGTTGGTGGCATGAATACACAATGGTTTGTGGTTGGTTCAGGTTGCTTGCTATTGGACCCTGTTGAATGCAGATGACTAGCAGATGTTTGCATGAACAAACTATAATCTTACTGACCAGATTGTCTGGGGTCTGCGATGATCAGGCCAGGCATGGGTCTGGGCAACAGCAGTTTGCCCCTCCATGCGTTGATCCTGTTACTGCAGCAGATATTTGCTGCAAATTCCAACAGCCTGTTTATGATTTGCATTATTCAGACAACGACCATTCATCACCTGGTCCGGAGTAATCCGTAGTAAATATGGGGTAATGACGGGACATTGTCCCTTCACCTGGATGACCGGGTGACGTCGCTGGCCACATTTGCAAACGCGCAGAATGTCTGAGACACTGTCAGCACGCAGCCGTCTTGAATTTGTCTCGTAGGTTAATGTGAGTTGAGTCTTGACTCCAGAAACATGGCTTGTGATGAAGCCGGGTTGTATACACCCACTTACAGTACCTAGTGGATGAAGAAACCATGACTGTGGAAACGTGGTTCGGCCGCTATAATCGACGGGAACCACTTCCAAGTTGCCGCCAGCCTTTCTTAAAGGCGCTAAGAATTGAGAGTGTGTCCAGTAAGTTAATTCCCCGATTGTGACTAGGTGTACCCGGACGATCAACGATGACGAGACCTTATGCTTTGTAGAAGCCTTGGATATGGTACGGTACGAGACGTGCAATCGTTCTTACGCTTCAAATGAGATTTCGATACCAGTACTGATCCGAGGTGGTGACTCGGCCGATCATTTGGTGAGCTTATTCTTGGTGTACGCTGTGAAACCATCCGAGCAGTAGTGTTGCAGATTGTTTTCGTGTCCACAAGTCATTGACCAAAACATCTTGTCGGTCCCTTCGAAAGTATGTCAAATGGGAACAtgcagtactccgtacactCTCGGGTTAGTCACTGCAGAGAGTCGGAATCTTCCGTCGCAGTATCAGTGTTGTTTCCATAGCCTCAAACTTGGTGATAGGGAGCTGGGCTTGGTCAGGATGCCACATTCCCGCAATAAATTCCAaacacaatgccaacaagcaTCATCTTGAGAAAGTGCTGGGGATGCCAGACGCGTTAACGGGCGCCGCCACCTTCTGTCCGGTATCACCATGCGGCCTTGTTGCCTCCCGTCCCCAAGACCCACCACCTCAACTCCTggcttggtggtgtttgaggTATGTTGTGATTATATGCTGgggaaaaagcaaagcacGTATAGTCGTGTACATACGGAATCACATAATCGTCATTTAGGCTGAATTTGGatgccttctcttctctgAGCCATCAAGACGACAATGTAGTTGGCACAGCCATGACCCCAACATGAAAAACTGCTTCAACACTGCACCGGACTTGGCAAACCTGATTGAATCAACACTTTAATACTCCGCATCAACGGAAAGGGGTCAGTCCCTTTTTAGCCCTTGAGAGGTGGGGATTATGGCGGTCATCACTAATACAGGGGGTATATTGCGATCAAGTCCAATAACAGGATGCCAACTACGGAGTAAATTCCCCAGACTCTGGACATGTTGACGCTGCCAGGGAGGAGAGGTTCATTGTAGCTGAATCCACTGGATGTACCGGGTGCTTTCCGCGACAAATATCCTGGCCAACAATGCGGATTGGTGCTCCAGACAGAGCACCAAATACGGACTCCATGTTCAGAATGAAGCCTGGAATCCAGCCACTCCACACAATCCTTGCCAATGATTTGATTCGCAATCCCGACATTGTGGCAGTCTTCGACGGTGGTTGTATGGATCGGTTCGGAACAAATGATGTGTCTGTTTCCCACGGACGGGGTTCGTGTGACGGGCCGTTGTCGTCAAGATTTGAaccatttgccattttcctcaacaccaaacgcTGACCATTGGGGAAAGCTGAGTCTGCGTACTGAAACATAGCCTGTAGGTCGCCTCTTCCGTGTCGGGAGGCGGACGCCATCTTGTCCCTCAACCAGCTCTATCTCTGCCTCATGGCCGGGGGTAACCCGGGACAGAACGAGGAGTCAAATCTCCCTCTATGATGCATGAGAGAACGCTGCACAGCAGAGGTGAACCGAGACCTTGCACAACGTCAAAAATGAGCTTTTCTGTACTCCCTATGAAGTCAGTTTTGATTCTTTGTGTGACAAAGAAGGGATGGATTCGCTCCTCTTACGGAGAAGTGATGTCCCAAGATCGTTTATAGACTCGTTCTGTATCCTTGGATCATAGGTGGATAGCCTCGTCTACACGCATGTCGGTTCTTTAGAGTCATCAAAGGCTTCAACAATAACGTAAACCACAGAGAAGATGGCGTTGTCGGCTCCTGAGTACCTGGCTCAAGGTCAGTCAGAACAGTTGAAGCGAATTCTCTGGGTTGCCACGGTGCTTCCGACCTTGTTTGTGCTTATGCGCTGCTACACGAGAGTATGTCTAAGGAGAGTATTCGGACTCGATGACTATTTcatggtggcggcggtggtaCGTCGAGAATTGTCAATCTTTGGCCACGGTCGGGTCGTTTTTTTCTAACTGTCGCTCCAAAGATGCTTCTGATTGCGTATGCTGCAGTCTTGACGGTAGCCGCAGACAAAGGCCTGGGCCGACATCTCGAATATGTTGCGCAGAATCCGAAAAATGTCCTAGACGTGGCTCTACTCAGTTTTGTGTCACAGCCTTTGGTAATTATGTCGTGTGCGTTTGGGAAAACTTCCTTCGCCTTGACATTGATCCGAGTGGCAGCACAACGGTGGGTCATTGTTGTGCTCTGGTTCATGATTATTTCCATGAACGTCCTGCACATTTTGATTTCCATCTTTGTCTTTACGCGATGCGATGACCCTCGCCATCTGTGGAATCCCACGATTCCCTCGAAATGTTGGTCGGCAGAAGTCTTTGACAATCTTTCGTTGTTTATCGGCTGTACGTTTGCTTTGAACTTAGAGCTATGTTCTCTGGTCGTGTTCGTTCCTGACTGATTCCTTTCCCACAGCATATTCAGCTGCGACCGACTTCATTCTTGCACTGTTGCCCTGGGCTATTCTCTGGAAGctgcagatgaagaagcgAGAAAAGTTTGGCGTTGCCATTGCTATGAGTCTAGGCATCTTGTACGTCGTCACTCCATCACAAATGGACAGTTTTGTTCTGACGGAGAGATCGAGGCTAACAATCTCCTCTTTAGTGCAGGTTCCATTGCCATTATCAAGATTCAGCATCTCGTTGCCAACTCCGATGACAAAGACATTACCTATTCCCTTGCCTCTCTATTGTGGTACGATTATCCCGAGAATAGTACATCACCACAAGTTGCTAACCACACCACAGGTGGGCTGGAGTAGAAAATGGCGTCATCCTTTTAGGAGCTTGTGTCCCAACCCTTCGTCCCTTGCTCAGGAAGGTCTTCCCAGGCTCTTCGGCGAGGAGAGAGGAGCCATCTGACAACAGCGAGCTCGTCACTTTTACCAATTTCAACATGTTTGCCCCGAAAAGCAAGCGTGGACATTGGAGTACAACAATAGAAACCGAGAAACCTCACGATACCTCAGACGATCAGAGCGACAAGAGCATACTCAAACGATCCCCTGAAGAAAACGAAAATATCGAAATTGTTCGCCATCCTAGTCGACGTACTACCCGAGCTCTATCAGAATCTTTACCACACCATATCCAAAAGACGATGCAAGTGGATGTTATTTACGATGAACCATGATTTCCCTTGATTCTTTGTCCATCTTACTATACTATAAACTTTTGCTCCGACTGATACCACAAATGTATTTTGAAAGATATCATTAATTTAAGACAGTCTCGGCCCCACGTCTGCCCAAACTTGGGAGGTTTGCTACAACTCATGTTTCCTGCTTCGATAGACTTATAAACTGGAGGATTGTAGATGGAAATGTGGTCTATCAATTTGTACACCAGTTGGATGGATTTCAAATGTCAGAGTACTGGGTATAATCCCTTGTTTCAAGCTTTGTCATGTATCACTTTATGTGAATGTTTGTCATTTAATTACTACCCGACACAAGTACATACGTGGCCTATTGGCAAGTTAATTCATATTTGAATGATGCAAAAGTTCATGATGTTGACATGGATTATTAGGCAACACAATTCTTGTAGTGTTGATTCCCCCAACTCCCTTGCATTTAGCGTCCTTGTGGCTGTGTTGGTAGATTTGAGAACTCCGCTTTGCTGACGAGGCCACGGAATAGGAAGTCGGGTGAAACCAAGGACACTGTGTCTAAAACTTATCAGTGAATGGCATCGTGATGGTGTTTATATAAATGTGTAGGGCTATTCACTTACACTGTCGCGTCACCAAAGACAGGCCATTCCATCACTGTACCATTTGATAACCACCAAAATCTCGCTCAGCTTTTTCCTTTCCACCCATTTTGCCTCCAGTCAAACTCCGAAGGAATGGCAACTTACGAGCTGATTCCCAATTGCACCtttgaagatgctgctggtATTGCAAAAAACAACATGACTGCCTTTTACGGCGAGACCTGGTGGAATATGCAATGGGATATACCACTTGAAAAGATTATATACATGACAACCAAGAGATACCCTCATAATTTGCTCAGAGATAGGCATGTTCGGCGACACCAAAAGGTAATCGATACGGCAACGGGCGAAATTGTCGGGTATGCTCGATGGATTCTCCCCGAGTCATTTGCAAGCAGCTGGCTTGATGCTCAGCCTCCTGATGCAAGCGACGAGGACAAGATTCGCTTTAAGAAAGATTTTGACGAGCAGCCGTGGCGGACGCGACCGGAAGTTGATGACTCCGACGAATTGGTTGAGGAGCAGATCCGAAAGCATACTCCTAAGGTACCATATATAAGTGAGAATATACTCTTTGGTCCTTGGCAAATCAACAAGGAATATTATCACACATGATAGCTAACAGGGTGGCAGAGCTTGATTACCTTGGCGTCCACCCCGACCATCACCGCAGAGGAATCGCCAGTATGTTGGTTCAGTCCGGAGTCAAGGCAGCGAACCAGTTGGGCATTGACTTGTATCTTGTTGCCATGGGAATAAATGCCTGTAACCTGTACAAGAAGTATGGATTCGAAGAACTGGATAGCCTCAGCCAAGACCTGAGCAGATGGGGCTTTCAAGGGACGTACGATACTTGGATCTTGATCAAGCATCCAGAAACAGCATCACACTAAAGCAAGGGCCATTTCGAGAAACTCAGATTCTGCTCACTTTTGTAAACAAAGAGCAAAAATCAGGCCATTTAGAATGACAAAGAGTGCCATGGAAGACAAGGGGGGTGAAGAAAACCTGCTTGTCCAGCTGATTAGCGCACGGTGTGTCAGTATATAGTCATTACCATGTTCACACTGTGCTGCCTTGTCATCCTAATCATAAATCCTGAATGACAGAACAGCCCACAACTTTCTCATCTGTTTATTGCACATTCTCGTCAACTTTTACATACAGCACCTAGAGTCACACATCGTATTCATAGAGAATTCATCAACTGTAAGACATCTGATACATCTTCCATTTATCGGGCCTTAGTCTTCGACCTAGAGATAGTATGAGATCCCCGCATCCGCTTGCCTGCCCTGCCACACTCGAGTATACTCCAGAGACTAATCTTTTAGCTAGCTCGATCATGGCATCTGTACCGCCAGCGCCGGTTCAGATTGCTCTGAAGGGTGCTTGGAAGTCGACCGCTTCCCTGCACACTGACGTCAGTCTGATCAGAGTGTCGACATTGGGTACTCGCCGCGAACGTCTTGGCCACTTGCTCTCTGAGCTCCAGTTTCTTTGTGGGCTCCTTCACTGCTTGttctgtctgtctgtcaaCTTCCAGTCGCAAGGCGAAACGCCTGTTGATATTCCTTTCAACTCTCCTGTCTTGAACGGCATTGCggccatggtcaaggatATCAAGGAAAATGTGGCTGATGCGTCAGATGATATTCTTTCcaccatgatggcaaatGTGAGATTTTATCGTGATCTTACCTCCCGCATTGCAACCTTCCGTACCTACAGCCTTTCAGCTCTACGTGAAAGTCTCTCCGGAAATACTCTGCCAACGGAGCTTGCGAAGGCCCCAACTGTCAAGGACCTTGAGACTACCCTGAAAGAATGGATGAGAGTGCTGAACTCTGACCACTACAATCGTACTATGCTGGAATGGGCTTCCGAAAGAGGTCTTGTTAATGCTCGCCGAGAGTTTGACCCTGGCTACCAGCTGGCAGCTACGGGATGGGTCAAGTTTACCAAGACAAACTTCAAGTCTCTGGCTAGCGGCATATCGCGTCTCTTCTCTGTTCCGAACTCCAACAACTTTATTCAATGGGCGGCTGAGTTCGCAAGAGCTACTTGGCCAGAGATTTATGACTTTGATGCACAAATGGCATTACCAGCTGTTTCCCTGGTTCAGGACATGTCCCAAGGACATGTTAACTCTCTGCACTTTGCGGCAATGTTGGGCCTTGAGGACATTGTCATCAAAATCTTAGGCTCACCCGCGTCTGACAGTGCGGCTAAGGCTTCCGGGTTCCTTGGAACACCTCTCTACTGCGCTCTTGTAGGACCGGCGGTGCTGAAGTTTGGGTGCCGCCCAACATCATGGGGTTCGCTAATTGTCGAGATGGAGCCTGCCAGCGCATCACTCATCGGGTTCATCATTGCTAAAAGCGGCTTCCGCAACTTTCGGATTAACATCCCTCTTACAAACGGTGATCATCCGGTTCAGCTGGCCCATGTTGCATTCGTTGCTGCAACTATGCTCGAGGACCCTGACATTTTCGAACTTGCCACCAAACAAGGCATCCCACTCGAAGGAGATTTTACGCTCATGCTACTGAGCTCGCACGTCTTCGACCAAAAGGCCATGAAAAACCCCTGCGTCATGTCGACGCTTATGGCTGCAGCCTTTGATCAGGCCATGGATGGCAATGCAGACGACCTCCCCTGGGAGGGCAATGTTATCTGTGTTGCCATATGTGATTTTATGGCCAGGCACAATCTCTATTTCCACAACGATGACAAGATCAGGCTTCCCTTTATCAGCACTGCTGACTTCAATTCCGTTGTTCGACAATGCGTCATCGACGACCAGGCTCTCATCAACGATAAAGCAATGTATATGGCGAGACTGGCACAAGACGAACGTTTTAACCCAGACTTGCCCGCAAGCAACGACGACAGCATGAGCGAGGGCACCATTGTCCACCTGGCGGTCGGCGGTGCGCATCACGCTGTGCTCCACGAGCTCCGTCGTGTTGGTGCCAATTTTACCCTTCGTGATGCTCAGGGGCGAACTCCTCTCATGCTCGCTGAATTTCCCGCAACCCTTGGCCTTCTCGTCTTGGAATATGGCGTACCTACAGTCGCTTGGGATAATTCCCGGCAGAATATTTGGCACCTGGCTGCAGCTACCAACGATGACAATATCCTCCAGTGGCTCTGTGAGAATGACCCAGCGAAGGCTGCGAATATCAACGCTGTCAACGACGCTGGTCGCACTCCACTCGGGGAAGCTCTCATGTGCATAAATAATATATCTGTAGACCTTCCTAGCCGTTCCTCTCTGACAGCTGCGGCTGccaggctcctcctccgcgAGAGACTAGTCGACGTTGCACTGGGTATCGCCAATGTGCGACTGCGAGAAGTTGTCACTCAGTGGCCTGACCCGGTTCTCATCGCTAAGCTCGAGGAAGCTGGGGTGACCTTCTAGACATGACACGAGACGCAGGGTCGCGACAATCGATGTTGGATGTGGTGGACGACTTTGGGGAAGaatttttgtttcttttgttttctgttgCCCCGATCACACGAACAGTATGAATTAAACGAAGATATGAAGCAAGCCACGAGCAGACCGACCTTAGATTAGGGCATAGAGGTTTTTAGAGAGCTTTGGGCTTTGGGACGCAGGTCCTTTATTGTAGGATAGCAGAATACGTGTATGAGTACTCTAGGAAATTAAGGACAGAGGAAACGGATATCGCGACCGAAGTAAGGAAATTAAGACATCAAGAATACACATCAAAAATAGGAATCAACCAATAACAAATTTTCCAAGCCTTTAGTACAGATGGGCTGAATTGTGGACTTGTGGATCGGTGTTGCGAACATGTGTGAACTTGTATGAAATTGTGTGAAATTGTGATGATTCATCCAtctccttcctttttgggctCACCGGCCAGTCAGAAAATACAGTCATCTGCATGTGTGCATGCGGTTATTCCCAAGAAGTCACAACGTATTACGGTATAActcttattattataggCATGGGAGAAAGGGATGACACTCTGGACAGAATACTTCGCATATAATAAAGTACCGAGCCATAACATTGTACTTTCATGTTAACTCTGGCCATTCTACACACTTCAACTACATACACCCTTGCACCAGCGGCGTCAGCAAATTCCATCTTACCTTAACCACCATCTCACCCACGCTCCAAGCAGAGAGAAaaatcatctcatcatgtCGGAATTTGCCAAACGGCATTTGCAAACGACGGATTCCTAACAAAaaccatggccagccaatGCGCGTCACAGGGCGGCCAAACTACAGGCTTGGCTGCAGTTGTCCGCTGTGGAGAAACTTTCGACTTCACCTTGCTTTTCGAACAATCAATTCTTGGATTGATC
It contains:
- a CDS encoding ankyrin (similar to Metarhizium acridum CQMa 102 XP_007814190.1) codes for the protein MASVPPAPVQIALKGAWKSTASLHTDVSLIRVSTLGTRRERLGHLLSELQFLCGLLHCLFCLSVNFQSQGETPVDIPFNSPVLNGIAAMVKDIKENVADASDDILSTMMANVRFYRDLTSRIATFRTYSLSALRESLSGNTLPTELAKAPTVKDLETTLKEWMRVLNSDHYNRTMLEWASERGLVNARREFDPGYQLAATGWVKFTKTNFKSLASGISRLFSVPNSNNFIQWAAEFARATWPEIYDFDAQMALPAVSLVQDMSQGHVNSLHFAAMLGLEDIVIKILGSPASDSAAKASGFLGTPLYCALVGPAVLKFGCRPTSWGSLIVEMEPASASLIGFIIAKSGFRNFRINIPLTNGDHPVQLAHVAFVAATMLEDPDIFELATKQGIPLEGDFTLMLLSSHVFDQKAMKNPCVMSTLMAAAFDQAMDGNADDLPWEGNVICVAICDFMARHNLYFHNDDKIRLPFISTADFNSVVRQCVIDDQALINDKAMYMARLAQDERFNPDLPASNDDSMSEGTIVHLAVGGAHHAVLHELRRVGANFTLRDAQGRTPLMLAEFPATLGLLVLEYGVPTVAWDNSRQNIWHLAAATNDDNILQWLCENDPAKAANINAVNDAGRTPLGEALMCINNISVDLPSRSSLTAAAARLLLRERLVDVALGIANVRLREVVTQWPDPVLIAKLEEAGVTF
- a CDS encoding acetyltransferase (GNAT) family domain-containing protein — protein: MATYELIPNCTFEDAAGIAKNNMTAFYGETWWNMQWDIPLEKIIYMTTKRYPHNLLRDRHVRRHQKVIDTATGEIVGYARWILPESFASSWLDAQPPDASDEDKIRFKKDFDEQPWRTRPEVDDSDELVEEQIRKHTPKVPYIKLDYLGVHPDHHRRGIASMLVQSGVKAANQLGIDLYLVAMGINACNLYKKYGFEELDSLSQDLSRWGFQGTYDTWILIKHPETASH
- a CDS encoding benzoate 4-monooxygenase cytochrome P450 (similar to Aspergillus clavatus NRRL 1 XP_001276746.1) is translated as MSIFSITVTQLGSLFVLLVSLKVLWEYFFSPLKEFPGPFAAKVTDAWRASLTASGNIDTITRGWHRKWGQAVRIGPNTISLSDTNLIKLVYASTSKAAWKKSKMYRVNDVVVNGHRISNIFNTQDEAFHSKYTKPIGGFWTLSRILELEPLMDETIHKFVSRLGNKFADNPKMVCMMDDWLTYFAWDFAANATFGRHYGFIDEEKDVQGMIKESTGGLCYFAPVSQMPWLDNWLDKNPIYRLGPKPLVNGFLYTVKILADYQKGLVEGTIARTEVKTFIEKYNGLKDVYPDIADNNQVVNWLMLNVLAGGDSTAGALRPVVYYLAKYPESQRRLQAELSEANLSLPAPWKEVNKLPYLDAVIREASRMSPAVGLMFEREAPSTGFQLPDGRFIPGGTVVGINPAVVTRDTDIFGAEIDDFVPERWLKKPDEDAGRFVHRRRRMEETTDFMFGAGSRVCMGKHFAKAEMYKLMATLYSMFYIQFSDPKGEWKCFNAWFMYQSNMPMVITRLGED